The DNA segment GATCTGGCCACCGGTGTGCTCTTTGGATTGTATGACTGGAAATTTGAGCTGATGGCACTTTTATACCATGCCCTGCACATGGAAGCGGAATTCGGTGTCGGTCCGCATACAATTTCCGTACCCAGGCTGGAACCCGCGCTGGGTTCTGATGTCTCTTTTCATCCTCCTTACGCTGTTTCAGACCATGATTTCAAACGCATTGTGGCGATACTCAGACTGGCTGTGCCATATACAGGGCTGATCCTGACCACGCGCGAAAATCCTGAACTCAGGCGATCAATGTTCGATCTGGGCACTTCGCAGATTTCGGCCGGTTCCAAGACTTATCCAGGCGGATATCACGACATGATTTCCAACATGCCGGACAAGCAGCAATTCACCGTAGGCGACGAGCGGCCTCTCTCTGAAGTTGTCCATGACCTGGTCACACACGGTTATCTGCCGTCTTTCTGCACTGCCTGCTATCGCCTCGGCCGCACCGGGGAAAAATTCATGGGAATCACCAAGAACGGGCATATCCACGAATTCTGCACCCGGAACGCCCTCCTGACCTTCAAGGAATACCTGCTGGACTATGCACCCGAATCTCTCAGGGCAGCCGGGAATCTCTTTCTCGAAAGCGAACTTCAGAAGACTCCGGAGAAAATTTCCGCTCAGCTTAAACTGAGATTGCGGGCCATGGAACTGAAGGGCGTCAGGGACCAGTATTTTTAGCAGCCGTTGAAAACCGTCAGGTTTTCTTACGGCTGCTTATCCAGCATAGCTGGATTAGCAGCAATTCTTAACAAGCCAAGCTTTACCATCTCAACTATTTCCCAAAACAGGCGAAAATATTAATAGAGAACTGCTCAGGCAGTTGATTTAACGATTTTCCATGGAAGTGATAAAATGAAGCTGATGACTTTGTTCTTGTTCCTGATCTTCTGCGGATATTGCGTTGCCGAACAGGATGCCCAGACTGTTCCCATACCGAATTGCGATCCGGCTGTGGCCAGGCTGATTTTCTCGGGCCTCGAATGCCAGAAGAGGGGAGATTTTCAGGCTGCACTTGCGGAGTACGGGAAGATCGACAGCACAAGGCTCAACGAAGAAGCCCGCCTCCTGACCTTGATCGCATATTATCAATTGAATATGTACCGGAATGCGCTTGCCGGGATTGCTGAATTCAAGACCCTGTACCCTGCCTCGAATCGGATTGCAATTGTGAAAAAGATCGAGATCATCTGTCAGGCTGAAATGAAGCCCGCTCCGGCGGTCGCCACAGCAGCTCCTGTTTTGAAGGAACCGGACAGGCTGAAGCTGGTTCAACCGGTTAAAAACCAGGAAAGCCTGGTTCCCAAGCTGCAGGATAATAATCCGGCAGCGACTAGTTCGAAATCCGATCCGGCTGCTTTGCTTTCCTCACAAAAGAAACCGGTTTCCAGCGTCAATCTTCTGAATGTGCAGGTTCGGGAAACGCTGGTCAGGGAGCTGATCTGCGAGGGTGACTATGAGCAGGCCCTCAAAACAATGGACGATGCAAGGGACAGCGGTCTGAAGGGCCGGGATGATCAGATGCTCAAAGCCATGATTTTCTGCCAGCAGGGTGATCTGGACCAGGCGCGCAAGCTGCTGAACCCGATTTCCAAGGGTAATCCAGAAGTCTTAGCAATACTGGGATACATGGCATACCGGGAGAACAGGATCGACGAAGCAGTGAACTTTTACACTCAGGCCCTGGACGGGGAATCTGACGATACTTACAAGAATTCATTCCAGAGAGCAGTCGACTACCTGAAGGTAAAAAGATGAAATCAATTCTGGTAATCATGCTGCTCGCTTGCTGGAATCCTGTCTTTTCCAGCTCAGCCCTGGTCCTGTTTGAGAAAGGTGAATTTGCCAAAGCTATTCCGGAATTTGAAGCTGAGCTGAAAGGACATCCTGAGGATTTTGAGATTTATAATTATCTTGGGGCCTGTTACTACAACCTGGAGAATTCCGTCGAAGCTGAAGACTGCTATCGCAATGCTTTGAGAGTAAAACCTGATTACTGTTATGCTCTGATCAACCTGTCGATACTTTATGTGGATCAGGAAAACCATCAAAAACTTTGGCAGATAGCTGAAAAGCTGATACAATATTATCCGGACCGTTTTTACGGCTACCTGGCGCAGGCTTATTGCTTTTACAAGCAGGAAAAGTGGGAAATGGCCAAGCTGAGGATTGACCTCGCATACAGGAAGATCGGAAAAAGCGATCCTGTTCTCGGGAAAAGGGAGCATGATTATCTGTACCTGCTTCTTTTAGACCTGAGAAAAAAAATCACCAGTCACACCTGAGCTTGAAAGGAGTCCGAAATGTGGGAAAAGCTATGGGAAATCAATAGCCAGAAGTATGAAAAGAAAGGTGATCAGCTATACGCGGATGGCGATCTAAAGGATGCCAGGCTGGAATACATCAAGGCATTGGAGATCTTAAGCCTGCATCAGATCAATGACGAGAATCTGGAAAAAAAGGTTGAGATAATCAATCGCGAATTAATGGCTGAGCACGAAAAAAAAGCCCAGGAATATATTGACAGTGGTAATTTCAGTGAAGGCATCGCTGAACTTGATTTCATCCTCTACCTTACAGGCGACGAGAAAAAGCAGAAAGAGATCGAGAAAAAGTGCAAGGACCTTTATAAGAAGGTCAGCATGCAGAAGTCGGACGAACTGGCTGGTGAACATTACAAGAGCGGCTGCTCCTTTCTTGGTACCGGTGATCTGGGAGAAGCCATGGTCGAATTCAAGGAAGCCTTGAAATACGGAAGTTTGAGCGTTGAATTTCATGATGAAATCATGGAAAAGCTTTCTGAAGTCGAGGAAAAATTTGCCAGACTCTACATATCCAAGGGAGACGAATTCCAGAACCGGGGTAAGACCGCGCTGGCAATCAGCGAATACGAACGGGCCCTGGCTTTCCTGGAGTACAACAAGGAACTGCGGGACAAAGTGATGGCTAAACTTGAAAATCAGGACAAGACGGATGATCCAAGCGACGAGGAATGGGATGCTGCATATTCCAATTTCAGAGAGAGTTTGAACAAGTATCTGAATTTCGATTTCCGGCCTGTCTCCTACTGGTTTCCCAATGCCCTGAATCCTTATGAAGAAGGGTATCGGGTAGCTAAAAAGAATCTCGGCCTTGTCTATCTTAAGAAAGCCCGGAAGCATGAAGAAGACGGGCAATTCAATCTGGCGCTCAAAATTTATCATGAAGCGAGCAGTTATTTTGATCCGGTCGAGATCGAAAATCAGGAAATCCGGAAGAAACTGAAGGATCTGAAGAGCAAAGTAGATTGAAATGGATCTTGAACTTGTAGCAGGCAGGATCAAAGACCTGCCCACTTTACCGATAGTCGTAAACAAGATCGTAACACTTGTCGAAAATCCTAAGGCTTCAGCTGCCGACCTGGCTAAGATCGTCAGCATGGATCCTGCTTTAACCACTAAAATCCTGACTGTCGTCAATTCTGCGTTTTACAGTTTCCCTAGAAAAATCAGCACTATTTCACATGCTGTGATGATACTCGGATTTGGAGATGTCAAGAATATCGCCCTCTCAATCTCGGTTTTTAACATTTTCAAGGGAAAGAAATCCGAAGCCCTGAACCTGCCGGAATTCTGGAAACATTCCATCGGAGTCGGGGTGGCGGCCAGGCTACTCGGAAAAAGGGTGAAATATCCTGAAGCTGAAGAGGCTTTCA comes from the Candidatus Wallbacteria bacterium genome and includes:
- the hydG gene encoding [FeFe] hydrogenase H-cluster radical SAM maturase HydG encodes the protein MDNFIPEDKIFQELEDAKSKPAHAILEVILKAGAGKGLSPSETAILINSGIEFDERIFTAARSVKQRIYGNRIVLFAPLYITNECGNDCAYCGFRSANRDLKRKTLTEQEISEEVRILEEMGHKRLLLVYGEHPAHDAGWIAETMAAVYRTKTGKSGEIRRANVNCAPLEVEGYKKLKAAEIGTYQCFQETYHLETYARMHLGGKKKDYLYRLYALDRAQQAGIDDLATGVLFGLYDWKFELMALLYHALHMEAEFGVGPHTISVPRLEPALGSDVSFHPPYAVSDHDFKRIVAILRLAVPYTGLILTTRENPELRRSMFDLGTSQISAGSKTYPGGYHDMISNMPDKQQFTVGDERPLSEVVHDLVTHGYLPSFCTACYRLGRTGEKFMGITKNGHIHEFCTRNALLTFKEYLLDYAPESLRAAGNLFLESELQKTPEKISAQLKLRLRAMELKGVRDQYF
- a CDS encoding tetratricopeptide repeat protein; protein product: MKSILVIMLLACWNPVFSSSALVLFEKGEFAKAIPEFEAELKGHPEDFEIYNYLGACYYNLENSVEAEDCYRNALRVKPDYCYALINLSILYVDQENHQKLWQIAEKLIQYYPDRFYGYLAQAYCFYKQEKWEMAKLRIDLAYRKIGKSDPVLGKREHDYLYLLLLDLRKKITSHT